Below is a window of Oryza brachyantha chromosome 10, ObraRS2, whole genome shotgun sequence DNA.
CATCCAGCCAGCCACCAAAGGGCAAGGCTGCTTGCCTCTTACGATGATGCTAGGAGTTGCCGTGGTAGCTAGCTTCGGTTGGTGCAACTGCCTGGCTGGCCATGTGATGCGGTTTGCTCCCGGATTAAAACCTCCTGATCACTCCAAATTCAGTCTCGGGTGTTAACCCAATCAAGAATTcttacaaaattttgtagataGCACTGTGGAGTTATAAATCCCTATATAAATAAGCATGCGAAGTAGTggaagaaaaacaatttatcaGTACCAAAAGATCgtttaaaaacatttatattatcaAAAGGTACTATCTCTGATCATAGCAGCGCTGgcgttaaatattttcaactaGAGGTTTCGGCACCGCAACATCAAATATTATTGACTATATAGATTATAGATTATAAGTGCCTCGTTGTTTTGCTTATACGTACTATAAGCCATAATGatttattagctataaaataatttataagtaaataataaaaaatatattacgataaaaaaacttctaaaataaagtataaaaaataacttttaaagttcattatttttacttatgtttataagctgaAGGATAAACGATGAAGCACCGAGCTTCCCTGCAATTGTAAGGGTCTTTGCATGATCATGgagaaggattttttttttttgcacctaGCTGCAATAGCACTCATTGTTTGTGTGAGacttagggcatgtttggatcctccaaactttttttaaagtctctgtcacatcgaatgtttgtatactaatttaaagtattaaatatagactattaataagaCCCACCCCATACTtcggactatttcacgagactaatctattgagcctaagtagtccatgattagcgaatgtgatgctacagtaaacatttgctaatcatggattaattaggcttaaaaaatttgtttaatgaaatagtctttatttatgcaattagttttgttattagtttatatttaatacttttaattaacgttcaaacatccgatgtgacaaaggACGTCTCTGATCCAAACGGCCacttaaatagttataaaatcaATTGAAAAATGTTCATATTAATTGGGATGTTTCAAATCTACACACAAACatacacaaacatacaagtatatatatgatctaaAGGTTgagaagcaaaaaaaacaaaaaaaaaatcaaaatcagagAGCAAACAGTACCTAAGCAgtgcaaataaaatttgttactTTTGTTTCTTGATATGTagattaaatttagacttgCATGTTTGAGTAGTACTGCTTATAACATCATAATCTaacttgttaaattttatgttatttttttacttttactattgatcaaacatttgatttttttattcttctatCAACCACGCGTACACTGCATGGGCCTAGGGCCAAGGGCGTTTATGGGCTTTTTTAACTTACATACATGTCTTCAAATTATTAGCCAACAGTAATAACTGAATTTGATTGatgcaattaaaatttttaaacatttgatcgcTAGAcgaatctttatttttttcatgactaTTTAAGTCACATACATCCACTTAACTGATATTACACCtaagtaaaaaatttacaacCGTGTCATTAAAATTTTCCGGCATGACCATCTCTTCTTTGTGGGAAGACAGGTGAAAGAGCTGTAAGCTTCTCACCCAACTGAGCACTTCAGCTTTGCTTcaagctcttcttcttcttcttctccaaggctccagctgctgctgctgccgccgctgtcCATCCGAATCGGTTGAGCCGTCGTCCCTGCAACCCGCGATCGAGATGTTCACGTCGAATCCACCAAATCACTAGCAGCTCATACCACCAATCTGCTACCAGCTCACACCACTACGTGCTGCTCCAACTCCATGTattcttatcatggtttcttgCACACCCCGGCAAGCATAGGATCGATTTGTTTATACCTCTGCGCCGTCGATTCATGGTGTTGTTGCTTTCTTGCGTGTCACTTGCGGTGGTGCTCGGGGTTTCAAGAACGGCGCCATGAGAGGGAGGTGTgaggggaggcggtggcggtgggtgTTGGTTTGGTGGGttcttgcggcggcggcggcggcggtggtggtggtggaaggTTTTGGGGTGCCGGAGTCGGAGCTGGAGACGTTCCGCGACGAGCGGGGCGGGCTGGTGGCGCTGAGGGACGCGCTGCGGTCGGGGAGGGACCTGCACTCGAACTGGACGGGGCCGCCGTGCCACGGCGAGCGGAGCCGGTGGTACGGCGTGgagtgcgacggcgacgggcgggtGGTCGGCGTCGCGCTCGACGGCGTGCAGCTCACGggcgcgctgccgccggggGCGCTCGGGAACGTGACGCGGCTGGAGAGGCTGAGCTTGCGTGACAACGCCATCCATGGCGCGCTGCCGCGGCTCGACGGGCTGGCGCGGCTCCGCGCCGTCGACCTGTCGAGCAACCGGTTCTCCGGACCCATCCCGCGCGGctacgcggcggcgctgcgggaGCTCAGGCGGCTCGAGCTCCAGGACAACCTGCTCAACGGCACCGTGCCGGCGTTCGAGCAGGGCGGGCTCGCCGTCTTCAACGTGTCGTACAACTTCCTCCAGGGCGAGGTGCCGGACACCCGCCCGCTCCGGCGGTTCCCCGCCAGCGCGTTCGGCCACAACCTCAATCTCTGCGGCGACGTTTTGAAGACGGAGTGCCGCGAGGGCTCGCCGTTCGACGACGCgcgggccgccggcgacagcAGCAGCGGTGATGATCCGGTCTTCCGGCCGTTCGACGCCACCGGCGAAGGTTCGCCGGCGCGCAAGCCAAGGAGATTCAGGCCCGCGAGGTGGAGCATCGTGGTGATCGCCCTCATCGCCGCGCTTGTGCCGTTCGCGGCGGTGCTCATCTTCGTCCACCACAGCAAGAAGAGCCGGGAGGTTCGTctcggcggccgcgccgccgcaggtaagcactccactccactccacttcGCTCGGCGTCACCGCCCTCGTCGCGACGACGTCCACGACGAGGCCTTGACGGCGACTGATTTCTCTGCGCCACGCCACGCTACGCGACGTGACAGTGTCAGGGGACATCAAGGACAAGGCGGAGCAGGCGGGCAACAAGgtgagcggcagcggcagccggAGCACGGAGTCCGGCAAGGGTGCGGCGGAGCTGCAGTTCTTCCGGCCGGAGAAGGCCAGCTTCGGCCTCGACGAGCTGTTCCAGTCGACGGCGGAGATGCTCGGCAAGGGCAGGCTGGGGATCACCTACCGCGTCACCCTCAACGCCggcccggccgtcgtcgtcgtgaaGCGGCTGCGCAACATGGGGCACGTGCCGCGCAAGGACTTCGCGCACACCATGCAGCTCCTCGGCAAGCTCCGCCACGAGAACGTCGTCGAGGTCGTCGCCTGCTACTTCTCCAAGGAGGAGAAGCTCGTCGTCTTCGAGCACGTCCCCGGCTGCAGCCTCTTCCAGCTCCTGCACGGTGATCAGTCCACCGCCATTCTTGAACCTTGATCGATCGAGTCGGTAGCAGTCGCTGCCATGGCGAGCCGGGCCGGTGAACGTTCTGAGTTTTCCTTGTGCCGTCGCAGAGAACAGAGGCGAGGGGAGGACGCCGCTGTCGTGGCCGGCGAGGTTGGCGATAGCGAAGGGCATGGCGCGCGGGCTGGCCTACCTGCACCAGGCGCTGCCGCTCTTTCACCGGCCGCCGCACGGCAACCTCAAGTCGTCGAACGTGCTCGTCGCCTTCCCGTCccctcccggcggcggcaggaggcagaagcacggcggcgacagcgacgcggCGCCGGTGCCCAAGCTGACCGACCACGGCTTCCACCCGCTGCTGCCGCACCACGGGCACCGGCTGGCGGCGGCCAAGTGCCCGGAGTTCGCGCGCGGGACTAggcgcccctcctcccgcgccgACGTGTTCTGCCTCGGCCTGGTGCTGCTCGAGGTGGTCACCGGCAAGGTGCccgtggacgacgacggcgacctggCGGAGTGGGCGCGCCTGGCGCTGAGCCACGAGTGGTCGACGGACATCCTCGACGTGGAGATCGTCGCCGACCGGGACCGGCACGGCGACATGCTGAGGCTCACGGAGGTGGCCCTgctctgcgccgccgtcgagcccGAACGGCGTCCCAAGATTCACGCCGTCGTCAGGATGATCGACgagatcgccgccggcggcggcggggcgggagCTTGCGCTGCGGTGAGCTCCACAATTTGCCGGGAGAAGTGTATCCAATTTTGAGTTTTGTGTATCCATTTTGGGCCTCGTTTGACATGGGCCAGGATGTTCAGTGGGCCGGGAATGTGGCTTATGACAAACAAGGTTTAAATCGGTTCCTTTTTGAAAATTGTAATTCGAGGAGTTTTACAAATTTGGGCCATTACTCTTCAAAATTATTGTGGATCAGACTCAAATCAAAGGTAGGTACCACCACTTTAGCTTGAGTACAATTTAGCATAAAAGCATCTTAATATTGACAAAATAATGGTGCGGGTGGAATTTTGGATGGTGGGATATGAGTGGACAGGTCTGGCGGCCTAATTTTTAGGCGTGTTTGGTTTTTATTATGGCGACAACGAGGTGGAcgatcttatttgaaaatttataatgaaaTGGAAATTTGTGGGTTTAAAGAATTCGAAGGGGTGTATTCTCACCAGCTCAAAGTAGAGGTGATCACAGGTTCACAGCAAAGGAAGCTTTGGTCTCTCTTTTTCTATTGTTATTGCACAGGCTCTAAATTGACCCATTTACTCCTCAAGTTTTTCTTATCTTATCTTAACTTATCTTCATTAATAGTCATCCATATGCCTTCCCCAACGGTGCATGGaacgagagaaaaaaaaaaaaaaaagacgcgCAGCGTACATCCTTGACTTGCCCAAAAAAAACCCGGATTTCTTCACTCGCCCACACATATACCACGTGAAAATCACGTAGAAAAAACGgcccaaaaagaaaaggctaaaaatagAAACATGCCATAATCAGCCTTTTTCATGATCCATTGCGCATGAGCATTTTGATCACTTTGAATAAAAACTAACATCCCGTATTCCCGCTCGTGCTTCTActtttataagccaaaatttaaaatttttatccttaaaagtgagattgtttttgtttttttcaccatattttattcataagttttattaataaaatttttttgtctgCAAATATGCCGTCAAACAATTATCCCTATTTTGTTCAAACTGAAGGTGTACAACCAATTTAGCCTGAGTACTTCATTTATTGAAATCTCTCTCTTTTGAATATGCATTTACTGAAATCTCTTTAATCCTAACAAaaccaaagtgcaaaccaaacAAGCCGTGCGTGATCCTTGCTCAAGATTAGCTCGATTTGGATAAGTGTCTTATATCAGATAGTTCATAGCCCTGCAGGTCTGCAGATAAAACCAAGCTAACAAGATGGCTAAATCCACGTCATTCAGTCCAATTTAAGCAAAGCTAAACACTTCacaccccaaaaaaaactaacaaacATTTTAAAGCAAAACTAAACTTGCAAATCACCCAAACTAAaccatgaaacaaaaaaagaaagagaacgCCACCGACATTAATTAACAAACTAATTTAAACCAAATTCAAAGCCTCTTTATCCACATCATCTCTTGCCATTAATGCCAACAAGAAACCTAGCATTGACCGCGAGGACAGCGCTGCCCATGTCTTTGGAATTTGTTTGAGAATTAGCTttatttaatagaaaattataaaaatagaggatcaGTCCTGTTAACTGTCGTAATTTGATAGGATCTCTATCGAACGCCAACAGTTGATTAAGCCAACAGTTGATTAAGAGAAGATTGAACTAGATCACCAGCGTTACAGTTTGACAGGACATGTTGAACTGTCCCGGTTCAGAGCCAGCTGAGCAGTTGGGCAGACCCTGTATACACTATGCTTtacgattttttattaaaataatattaattcttcaaaaaattaaaagcctTTGCGTCGCAGCTGGAAGGAGACGACGCGGCCGTGCCTGCGTGCCTGACGTGTCAGTGACCTGGCATGCGGGCCCCACCCCCAGGCGCCCGCGTCCCGCGATAAAGAtgagcacgcacgcacgagGCGAGACGTGCCACCGCTTCGTCCCGGCGGCCGCACACGTGTCGCGCTCGCGCGCCCGGCTCGGCCACGTTATAAGCCAACGCGACGccgcgccatggccggcgacCCACCACCCTGCTGGCCTGCTGTACTGCGCTGCCTGCCTGCACAGTTCGGAGAGGAAGACGAAGCTTAGCTTCGCTAGGAGAGAAGGGACGGCGAgagtgggtgggtgggtgagCGAGTGATCGGCGGAGatgagcacggcggcgaggccaggGCGGCGGTTCACGGTGGGGCGGAGCGAGGACGCGACGCACCCGGACACCAtccgcgccgccatctccgagttcctcgccaccgccatctTCGTCTTCGCCGCCGAGGGCTCCATCCTCTCCCTCGGTACGTGCATCCGTCTTCGTCTTCCgttccggcggccggcggccggcggtgcGTGATGGTGACATGCGTGacgacgtacgtacgtgtgcaGGGAAGCTGCACCAGGGCACGAGCACGCCGGGAGGGCTGGTCGCGGTGGCGCTGGCCCACGCGCTGGCGCTggccgtggcggtggcggtggccgtcAACATCTCCGGCGGGCACGTCAACCCGGCCATCACGTTCGGCGCGCTCCTCGGCGGCCGCGTCTCGCTCGTCCGCGCGGTCTTCTACTGGGTGGCGCAGCtgctcggcgccgtcgtcgccaccctcctcctccgcctcaccACCGGCGGCATGGTACGTACGTAACACCTAATCTCTCCTTCCACCTCGCTCTCTAGCTTCCCTCTCTGACACctttcgtcgccgtcgccgtcgttgcAGCGGCCGCCGGGGTTCACGCTGGCGTCGGGTGTGGGCGACTGGCACGCGGTGCTGCTGGAGGCGGTGATGACGTTCGGGCTCATGTACGCCTACTACGCGACGGTGATCGACCCGAAGCGCGGCCACGTCGGGACcatcgcgccgctcgccgtcggcttcCTCCTCGGCGCCAACATGCTCGCCGGCGGGCCGTTCGACGGCGCCGGGATGAACCCGGCGCGGGTGTTCGGCCCGGCGCTCGTCGGCTGGCGCTGGAGGCACCACTGGGTGTACTGGCTCGGCCCcttcgtcggcgccggcctcgccggccTGCTCTACGAGTACCTCGTCATCCcgtccgccgacgccgccccgcACGGCGCGCACCAGCCGCTGGCGCCGGAGGATTACTAGACCCCCCccccaccgccggccgccggccgccggtcgccgccggtgtCCGGCCACATATGTACCAGCCGTGGTGTGTTTGCAACAAAATTATGTTTCTTGGTTTGTTTGTGAGTGAGAGTGATCGAGTGGTTAATAAGGGGTGACGTGTCAGCTTAATTTGCCCCCAGTGCTGTGATGGACGGTCCAGATCAGCTCGTGTACATTTAAATGTTTGTTGGTTACTCGGATGATGTTCCGTATGAACAGTGAACTACCTGTGTGTaatgataataaataattaagttTCGATTACAGAGTGAAATCCAGCTCAAAATCTTTCATCCGCCCCAACACGAATGAACCGCATGCATATAACGAGATAAGACATCAGCAAATTCAATagattggtttatttaaagttttagaGGAAATagattggtttatttaaagttttagaggaaatttctttatgaaatatactgaggccgcgttcggcggaTTGGAGGGTAATTAatagatattaattaattattaattattaaaataaaatagattactACTTCGTTTTAagatatgtttaatatttttggttGTGATATTTAatcgttcatcttattaaaaatttagtaaaaatataaaaaataataaatcatgtttaaagttattttgtgtttaaagttattttgaaagaataaagtaaaattcagtaaaaatataaaaaataataaatcatgtttaaagtttttctgataataaaataagtcaccagcaaaataaatatttttttcataagtttttttaataagaaaaataatcaaacaatacaaataaaaatgtcaaaacatcttacattatgaaacggagagggtatgattttttaaaacaacttttctatagatttttttttgcaaaaatttttagtagtTCAGAAAACGTACATGAAAAACGAGGACTTACTTAACTACTTATCCTATGGCTGAACGTGACCTCAATACTATCtctatcccataataactttatttttcgtgtccaatgtttgaccattcgtcttatttgaaaaaattatataaaaacttaaaaaaattagtgcataaagtactattcacgTTTTATCACacagtaagaataaaaatattaatcgcttcaaataagacgaatagtcaaatattgtataaaaaaactgaaaaatgatcttatttcaggATAAAAAGTTAGTATTTTGTTTAGGACAAGATTTAATCgtaattattaaaattctGACCATAATTCTGACCATCAGTTATTACTTAAatacttagtttaaatacCATCAATTATTACTTAAATACTTGGTTTAAATACCAAACAAATACAATACCATCAATTATTACTTAAATACTTAATTTAAATACCAAACAAATGCAATGCACACCCCTTAGCCTGTTTACTTTCCTACAGAAAGTGGGAAGCATATCCATTTCTGAAGGAACTGAAGctataaaaaagttcaatTTTGTTCAGCAGTTTTTGCTTTCTCCATCAAGCAAGAT
It encodes the following:
- the LOC121055587 gene encoding probable aquaporin TIP3-1, which produces MSTAARPGRRFTVGRSEDATHPDTIRAAISEFLATAIFVFAAEGSILSLGKLHQGTSTPGGLVAVALAHALALAVAVAVAVNISGGHVNPAITFGALLGGRVSLVRAVFYWVAQLLGAVVATLLLRLTTGGMRPPGFTLASGVGDWHAVLLEAVMTFGLMYAYYATVIDPKRGHVGTIAPLAVGFLLGANMLAGGPFDGAGMNPARVFGPALVGWRWRHHWVYWLGPFVGAGLAGLLYEYLVIPSADAAPHGAHQPLAPEDY
- the LOC102701943 gene encoding probable inactive receptor kinase At3g02880; this translates as MRGRCEGRRWRWVLVWWVLAAAAAAVVVVEGFGVPESELETFRDERGGLVALRDALRSGRDLHSNWTGPPCHGERSRWYGVECDGDGRVVGVALDGVQLTGALPPGALGNVTRLERLSLRDNAIHGALPRLDGLARLRAVDLSSNRFSGPIPRGYAAALRELRRLELQDNLLNGTVPAFEQGGLAVFNVSYNFLQGEVPDTRPLRRFPASAFGHNLNLCGDVLKTECREGSPFDDARAAGDSSSGDDPVFRPFDATGEGSPARKPRRFRPARWSIVVIALIAALVPFAAVLIFVHHSKKSREVRLGGRAAAVSGDIKDKAEQAGNKVSGSGSRSTESGKGAAELQFFRPEKASFGLDELFQSTAEMLGKGRLGITYRVTLNAGPAVVVVKRLRNMGHVPRKDFAHTMQLLGKLRHENVVEVVACYFSKEEKLVVFEHVPGCSLFQLLHENRGEGRTPLSWPARLAIAKGMARGLAYLHQALPLFHRPPHGNLKSSNVLVAFPSPPGGGRRQKHGGDSDAAPVPKLTDHGFHPLLPHHGHRLAAAKCPEFARGTRRPSSRADVFCLGLVLLEVVTGKVPVDDDGDLAEWARLALSHEWSTDILDVEIVADRDRHGDMLRLTEVALLCAAVEPERRPKIHAVVRMIDEIAAGGGGAGACAAVSSTICREKCIQF